CTGACCTTGCTGGCGGGCGCGGCTGCATCCCGGGGATGCCTGTGAAGGTGTCTCCCTTGGCCTGGGCCTCTCAGTCCTTGTGgttgtcctgctgctcctgtcacagGGACTCCTCGATCGGACAGGTCCATCTGGGGCCCGACCTTGCTGGCGAGAGCGGGTTGGCCTGCAGCCGGGCCCAGCACGTCTGGAATGGACCCTGTCCTCAGGGTCAGACGAGGTGCTGTACGTTGAGCTTGATGTGCTGGGGTTGCTGTTGTCCAGTGAAGAAGACAGCAGAGACCGCAGCCATACtgtgtgctggtggctgctgctgggctccgCAGATGGAGACTGGGGATCCAGCCCCGATGGCACcagggtgctggagctggggctgatggCCTCAGGTGCTGAGGAGCCATCAGCAGGCTCCAGTCCTGACTGTCTGGTCAGCCTGGGGCCACTGAGCTCTAACTCAACCCTGGAAGCTGTAAGGCCAAGCAGCAATGTCAAAGACCACCCAGGCCCGAGGCaagccaggccagagcagaaCCCCCAGCCCTTCAGGAGCAGACGGGCTCTgccaagcccagcctgggcactgtccccagcccaggggcacCGGCTGCTTTGCCTCCTACCCGTTCCgacaccagcacagctgtcaCACTCCCAGCTCTCTATGCGGTTTGTCAGGCCAGAGCAGCGCCTGTGGGTGCCCTCAGCAGCgcaggaggagcacaggagcagctcccagggcctgGGGAGGCAAACGGGCTCGTGGACAACGTGTCCACAGCACAGGATTGTCCAGAcaaattcttctctttctttcccctgtgaGCCCTTGAAGTGACACACGTATCCTGCAGAGCCTCAGGTGCAGCTCCCCAGCTTACCCCTCTTCCTCTGCGTCCTCCCTGCCTCCCGGGTAAAGGCAATCCCTGGCAGTGCACCTGCTGTGCCTCTCTCCTAGATCCGCAAAGGCATAGTTGTCCTCCCATGCTGGGTCTCtgatggagaaaggaaaagctgatgaGTTTCTGATGTCCTGCCCTCATGGAGGTACAGGTTGTCCCCGCTCTTTCTCCAGCGCTTTTCCAAGTCCTGCGTGAAGCTGAAGCCCAGACTCACAGGGCACATAGCACAGCACTTGCACCTCCTGTCCTGTGAGCCAGGCAGAAGGACACCCACCTGAAGGGAATTCGGATCCCCATGGTGAACATTTCAACTGTGAATGCCGCCTTGTCTCTGCACAGGGGGCACTGGAAGGCTAAAGCACCAGCGCAcatggcctgtccctgcagggcaaACAGAAGCAGGGTGAGCaaggccctgctgctgctgagcacctgCTGTGCCCCGGGGTGGAGGGGATGGCTCCTACCTGGATGCAGTCCCTGTGGAACCAGGCCCTTTTGCACGCTGGGCACACCAGGGTTCTGAAGGTCTTTCTATCCTCCACAGGCTCCATGCAGATGAGGCAATCGGTGCCCGGCTCTGGAGTCGCCTCCACGTCCTGCTCTGGACTGTGCTCagggcagaaggagctggaggaaaatgGATGGGCAAAGTGAGAAATGTTGGATCTTCTCCCAGGGGCGACCAGGAGTGGGGAGGAGGTACCTGTAATCTGGAATATACTGTGTGACACAGCCGCCCTCCttggcacagggcaggtggaACCATCTGTCACAGTCCTCCTTGCAACACTTGATGGTTGCCCCGCTCTGGCCACAGAcgcagcagtgctggaaagaGCCAAGCAGCcccatcagcagcagcctcggggcctccccaggcagccccacgGCTCCAGGCAGGGCGTAGGATGTGGCCACTGCTGGGTCTCAGCCCACAGAGCCGTCTGGCGGAGGAGGctcctgtgccagagcctctgcgcagctgctgggagccagaCTTTGTCCCACAGCCGGCCGGAAGGGCAGGCCTTTCATTCCAAGTGtctgggctcagctctggcaAACCTGGCCTGGCACAAATCTCCCTGCTCTTGTCAGGCTCTCACCTTTTGTGCCGCCTGCCGAACTGCAAATTGGATATCTCTAGGAAAAAATCCCACGAATCCAAGATAATCGTCGTCTCGACGAAAAAGCAGAGTGGCAAAGAACTGCAGCAAAGGGGATGAGCAGATGaggagagagaggcaggaaCTGCCCATTGCAATGGTGGAGGGAGCGCCCGGAGCCACTCACCAGGCAGAACTCATGGGCACAGACCCCGCAGTCCTCCAGTTTGTCACCGCAGATGTCCCGGTCAGCCTCCGCACGGCGACACAGCAtgcaggctgcagggcacagagccaaTGGCAGCGGGCATGAGCACCTCTGCGGGGCTCTTTGCCTGCAGCAGCATCGGCCCCaagggctgctctgtccctgcctgcctgcctggctgatgggcagggctggaggcctTGGAGAGCAGGGGCCATTGCGGGCACgggtgtcccaggagctgcccctggcccagctgggccccacttggggaggaaggaggctcCCAGCCACGGcatggctgagcagctcctgcctccccctgcctctgccctgggccccaCATCGCCTGCCACAAGAGCCCCTGGGCCAGGCTGTGGGAGGGCGGCTTTGCCCTCACCTGGCTCCCTGTCACCAGGGCCCTCCTGCTTGCTGTGAGACATGGCAGCTGTCAGCGGTGACTCCCTGTCCTGAAATGCCACCGTCTCCTCCAGGTGCTGGTCCTCTCTCTGTGGGAGAGAGAAGAGTGTGGGGAGTTTGCAGCACAGGCCCAGAGCCACGAGGGCACCAGTCCCTGGTCAGCCCTGCGtgagccctgctcctgtccGCCTTCTCCTCCCGTCGTCACGTCGAGGAACACCGCAGTCTGCTCTGGTTGTTCCTCCGCTGAttctgggcagggagaggcaggtgagcctgcagcacaggccCAGATCCCGAGGTGTGGGGTCCCTCtggtccctgggcagcagcgTCCGgccctgccttctcctcccgTTGCCAGGTCGCACTGACACACGGCCTGAGCCCAGCGTTCCCTTTTTTAGGGCCTTGGTCGCACGGGTCACAATGGCCACTCTGACATCAGCATCGTGCAGCCAAAAtcggggcagccacagcctcaggtcCCTGGCAACCACTCGAGGCGGCCCCCTTGGGAACCCAGGTTCTCAGATGGGTGCGAAGGTTTGGTCAGCAGGGAACCAGGCAGGGACTCCTGCAGCGAGTGCAGGGTCAAATGCCAGGCCCCGAGGCAACCATcgggcactgctctgctgctgctcctggtgctgctcctgcaactttcacacagacacagagctgcctgctctgtcTCAACCCTGTTCAGCACtggacagcaggacacagtaAAATGTTGTCTTGGCTATATGATCGAATTATttatagtggaagagagacagtccgggacctgagatgttagaagaagaaatttttaggtgggaggagatgatggagtggcttttggctggacttttcttgttggCCATGGACTGAACCAGATTCTTCTGCAATTGAGACTGCATTTtgggggatgcagtggtgacccaaagagacctgcttcagcaaccaccagcacaggaatggcaagaacagagaaaagctgaggagggaatgatgccctctgtcttcaggaagaagatgatctctgttcttggacctttggccccaggggaaaatgggggggactgtagtcccaagatgagaagctgaactgttgtctcttttagtccgtagcaaagcatccttaaaaaaaccctataagCAGTCTATCCATGCATAGTAATAAAAGCACTGTAacatagaaaaagaaagtgtcATACTAACAAATTTTCTCCGGGCAGTTACCATGTAtaacatggaaacacaggaagtaACAACTGTCTTTCCTGGGGGATCTATAGTACAAAAGAGACTCTTCTCTCCCTTGATAAACTAAATATTGATTATCTAAAGGGTAACAACTTAATCAAGAATCCCAAGTGATGTCTCACtgtagttattttaaaaattaagtgaaaagAAAAGTGGTTTAgaaagtcttcatcctagattgAGTGTGTACATCTTATACAGTAATcatagtttaataaagttttttttttttttcatttgttattaaacttgggcctgctctgctctgttcctattaacatctcacaacatttctgttgggaaggtgtattttcataaaagcactagcattgcgccagtgtcaaaccataacacacacaaaaaaaaaaaaaaaaaccaacaaaccctGCTGCAAACATTGAATTGACACAAAAAGCATATTCCTCTTCAGAAACACAGGCTAACACTTTGGACCAATGTTTTTTCCTATTAGATCTTTGAAAGGATTTCCAAAGTAACATTGGCAACTTCTTCAAGGAACAAACAGgaaatgcttctgacctggaaAAGTAGATTTATTGATTTGCTTTCACTTTCCTTTTGGAATCCTTACGCTTTGCCTGGCATTCCAGAAAATCATGAAAATCCAACATAATATTAGAGGAAGTTTCTGAATTCAGAGTTTTTCTCGAGGACTTTCTTTACATACGTACAAGGAAGTGTGCCTGTAACATACAGAGATGCAGTGGTTTCCCTGACTGGCCATCACAAGATGACGTTATACACTCCTCTATACTAAAAAACTTCTGTTGCCTGGGAATTACAAAGCTTCAAGCACTTCTAGAGGCTTTCCCCTGTGCAACTTCACTAGGTCCCTCTCTGCTCAACTCtcaagcctgtccaggtcctCAGTGAAAGGCAGCACAGCCGTGTGGTTCATCAGCCCCTGCTCCCGCTTCTGTCCCATCAGCAAACGTGCTGAGGGAGCGCTCCGTCCCTTCTGCCGGGTCACTGGGGAATAAGGCAAACTAGACTGGCCCCAGCACGGCCCCCTGAGCTCGCAGCTATCTGAGTTTGGAGCTCCACTGTCCACTTCTCTACGCCGCTGTCCCTGAGCTGCCCCACGACCGTGATATGGGAGGCCGGGACAAAGCCTCGCTGAAGTCCCGGCTGACAAcagccactgctctcccctcacaAACCCAGCCAGCCAGTGCAGCAGAGGTGGCTGTGAGATTGGCCAAGCATGGTTTTCTGTCGCTGCAGAGATGGACACAAGGCATACACATACACCTGTGCAGTGACAACAATGGCCTAGTCTTTATTACAAATTGTTCTCAAGATTTATACCCCTAAAAAAGTCTGATCCTAAGGCACTAGTTACATCCAAACAGCTCATTCTATGCAATGGACAAAGCAATAgcttattgtattttattggtaCAAAGCATTTAACGTCAATAATTCACTGGCAAGAGTTTGCCAGAAATTATTAAGGCACATACGCTGCTGACTAAGGCACGTATCCTCTAACTACAAGTAACTCTGATGTGTTTTTCAGTTTCCATGCTAACGGCCTTGCTTTCTTCCTTGCCATGGATAAACTCgtattttattcatttcttcttctgcaaACTCAGTCGTTTGccctgcaggacagcagctAAGCCCATCCAGAGTTTTCCCTTCCTGTTATTCCACACTCTTAGAGATGACATCCAGGAGGAGATATTCTGTCACTttctggggatggagctgaggcTGATGGGCCTGCAGTTTCCTGGCTGCTTCTTAGTGCCCTTTTGGAAGACTGGCAAGATGCTGGCGTTCCTCCACTGCTCACGCCTCTCTCTGAGGGTATCACcatccctgacctgctggcagagcgccctgtgccagaggcaggagcagagatttCCCTTGGCCCCAAAAGGGAACGCTGGGCTCAGGCCGTGTGTCAGTGCGACCTGACAACGGGAGGAGAAGGCTGGGCCGGAcgctgctgcccagggaccaGAGGGACCCCACACCTCGGGATCTGGGCCTGTGCTGCAAACTCCCCACACTCTTCTTTCTGCCACAGAGAGAGGACCAGCACCTGGAGGAGGCCATGGGTGCTCCGGCTCAGGGAGTCACCACTGACAGCTGCCATGTCTCACAGCAAGCAGGAGGGCCCTGGTGCCAGGGAGCCAGGTGAGGGCAAAGCCGCCCTCCCACGGCCTGGCCCAGGGGCTCTTGTGGCAGGCGATGtggggcccagggcagaggcagggggaggcaggagctgctcagccatgCCGTGGCTGGgagcctccttcctccccaagcggggcccagctgggccaggggcagctcctgggacacccGTGCCCGCAATGGCCCCTGCTCTCCAaggcctccagccctgcccatcagccaggcaggcaggcagggacagagcagcccttGGGGCCGATGCTGCTGCAGGCAAAGAGCCCCGCAGAGGTGCCCATGCCCGCTGCCAttggctctgtgccctgcagcctgcaggctgTGTCACCGTGCAGAGGCTGACCCCTGTGCTTCCCCAGGCCCTGGCAACAGCTCCCgtgctgcccagggcacccACGGGCGCTGCTGGGGCCTCACACCAACCAGAACCAGCTGGggtgtgacagctctgctgctctgggcacggCTCTCGGGCAAAGCCCTCGcgtgtccctgggctgggggcagtgcCCAGGTCGGGCTTGGCAGAGCCCGTCCGCTCctggagggctgggggcactgctctgctccgGCCCGGCCGGGTCTGGGGGGCCTCTGGCATTCCTGCTTGCCCTTCCAGCCGCCAGGGATGAGCCGGAGCTCAATGGCCCCAGGCTGGCCGGACAGTCAGGACTGGAGCCTTCCCGTGGCTCCCCAGCACCCAAGACCATCAGCCCCAGCTCGGAAACACTGCCTAACAGGCTTTGCCaatcttttttcctgttagacCCTTGAAGGCATTTTGAAAGTAACATTGCTTGGCAACTTCTTCAAGGAACAAAAGTGACACGCTTCTAATCAGTAAAAGGTTTATTGGTTTCTTTGTACTTTCTATCTGGTATCCTTATGCTTCCTTCAGCATTCcggaaaataatgaaaatctaACAAATTCTTTGGAGAAGGTTCTGAATCCACTGTTAGGAGAAGTCTCTAAATTCACTCTTTCTCTTAAATCCATTCTTGACATATAGTTAAGTAGCTGCTCCTGTAACAGACAAAGATCTAGTGATTTCCCTGACTGGACAACACAACATGATGTTATACACACCGGTACACTAAAACACTTTTGTTCCCGGGGAGTTACAAAGTTGCAGGCTCTTCTCGAGGCCCTGAATTAATTCTGCACGCCCATTCATACCTCCATTTCCTCCCCGTGCTCAGCTTTCACCTAGAGTTCCCAGGGAACAGATCTTACATACTCACCTCAAGCAATAATCTACGTCTGTCTTCCCaactctctttctcttcactgagctctgctgatCTACAAAATAACTTTGGGCCCTCTGCACAAAACAAAGAACCAATTAATAGGCTTAAACACTTTGgattgtgctgctgcttctaaCAATGATGGACAACACAGCAATAATGTTCTTCAGAAGTCAATTCTTCCCATCCTTCCTGTTCGCTTGCCCCCCACCAGACGTTGGCTCCAACAGAAATCTTCCCTACTGCAGCCTGGTGTACGAAGAACCatgaaaggcagcagcagttttcCTCAACGTGCTGCAATCTAAATTGCACTGAAATAGCAGCTGTTTCATTAGGAGCTCAGCACCAGGATCGCACTTCTTCCCCCAGAATTGAGGCCTGCTAAGGACTGAGCTCTCCGTTTTAACACGCTCTGTAAATCAGACAGGCTGGAAGATTGCTGGGCACTAACTGTGTGAACACAGCAATACGTTTCAGCAGCGTCATCGAATCAGTCTCGAGAAACGCACATCATTTAAGCCTGTCTGAAGATTCCATTCTACAAAACATATAACAAGCAATCGTTTTGCTGGCCTTTGCAATTTTGGGGGACTCTCTATGTTTCCtttggttgttgttttctttgtttctaaataCAAAATTCACTGGATTCAGAAGAGAAAACCCCAGACTCATTAGGACGAAGAACCACAGGGACATATGTGGCTGACAAGAACACTCAACATTCCTAATGGTAAGCccagaaagacaggaaaaagtTAAAGATGATATAAATACCTGAAAGGATCCAAAATATCTAGGTAAACTGTCAAGTGGCTAATGTTTTGGTAAGCTCTAAAAGTCCAGATTCCTATTAGGCAATtacctgaaagaaaagaaagccagAAATCTTCTTGGCCTTTATTTTACCAGGACTTTCTCACGGGATTCTACCACAACTTTGACCACAAGTAAGGATGCCGAATTTTGACTAGAAAACATTCATAAGCAGgcagcattttttcctcctcacagaattccagaaacagtttttaaaaaaatacaaaaggggGTAAAGAAATTCTGTCGTACCTCTTGGGCGTTCATCAtctttggagaaaaagaaaactccagCACTCCCTGTGCGTGGTAAAGGAAGAAACCTAGACAAGTACAAAGGGATTTTATCATCCTAAATTGTACTATCAAATCCCACAAAGACAAGTTAAAACTGTAGTGCTTCAGAGAAAGCATTGGTATACATTGAAAAGCTTTATTCCCCAGTAAGCAAATAGAgccttctattaaaaaaataaaccacttcttaaaagaaaactgaCTGTGTCTTTGGCTTTTGGCCAAACTCAGTTTGGAGTTGGTCAAACCAAAATGACCCAGTTAATTTCTTGTGCTCAACATCTCTCTCTTCATATTCAACTTCACATCACATGGGCTGCTGGGCATTTTGACTCTGGGCAGCACAAATGGTTTTCCAAGATGACTTTCATTGCTCAGAGGTGTGCAATGTCAGTTTCCCATTTCCTGAGCGCTGCTATTAATATTCCCACACCATCCAACTACTACAGCCAAGTAGACAACAAATAGAAACGGAACTTGCATTTCTTGGTCCTTTTCAATTTCTCACGTCTCAGGCTCATCAGCACCCTCAGAACGGCTGTCTTGGAAACGTGAAGCCTCCTGCCATGTGACTTTTACCGGCTTTATTGTTCCAAGTCCGCAAGGCTCTGCAATAACAGcaccaaaaaagaaacaaagccgCCAAAACCAGATTATTCCTCCACTTGTCAGGAAAAGCTCCTCCTTTCAAGACAAATATTTACAGTGGAGAAGACAGATTTAGGAAGGACAGAATCTGCTCCTGCCTGATTTTCTGAGCTACATCTCTCCTCCAGGATTTTCCAGTTTGTTCTAGGGATCTCTTCTGTATTCATAAGCATTTATCATTGCATTCAGAAGACACTGAATTCCTTCTGAATTCAGCACAAGTGTGGGAGGCTGGTTGCTTTGTCTTGTTGcattggtttcttttttttaatatttggcaTAACTGCACACagtttctcttctctccttcaGGACTGTGACTCGATTTAATGTTGTTTCATCTTCTTTTCACAAGGCCTCATTTTATCTACGGTAAGAACACCCCAGTGACCATGTGTCATTCCGTTTCCTTTTTCTAAAGGTCCAAGAATACAATTCAGTAACAAACAGAACGTTCAACTCCAGGATTTAGCTCCTCCCTCTACATTAAcacaaatttcctttaaaatcttGTTGGGTTCTATGAAACTTGGTAAGACTGGTGTGTCACCTTTCTCCCTGTTTGAGAAATTCAGGGCATGACAACAAGCTTTTTCACCACTCAGCAAAAACCGCAATGCCTTCTCAAAGCATGCCTTTCAGAATACCTGAGATGCAAGCATGAGTTACCTCTCATTAATCCACCACAGCCTCGGCAAGCAGAAATTAAGATCAAAATGCTTCTGCCTAATTACTgacttctgctgctgaaaacccCCTGCATCCTGACGACCTTTACACCATATTGCCCTACAGTGCCTGCCAGAAGCTCTTCCCTAGAAATGGCACCGTTAGAAGGGTTCTGCTGTTACCTTCTTTGATGCACAAGTCCTCTGTGTCTCCAAAGAAGGAAAACTTGAAAGCACTCGGCTCCTGAGCTGCGTCGTTCTCAGGCAAAGGTCCCAAATGGTCATCTGGGGCAGAGTCCTGCGCGTCCTCTTTGTCCCAGGGTATTTCCACAGtcttttctggtttgttctTTCAAGGTCCAAGCAAGTTTTTTAAATCGGCAGCAATACAGCAATCGATTTCTTCAGGCATTTGAGGCAGTGTGTcactctcttctctcttcttccttttggcTTTACTGAAATGAGATTGTTCAAGGATAGCAACACAGCACACATCCTTTTCAAAGACAGCTTCGCTGAGAGCCACCTGGCTCTGAATGTCTCCCTAACCGTATCCAAGCCCATCAAGGAGTGGTTCCTTTTCAAGGGTAAGCAGTGGGGAAACATCTGAGGTTGGAGTCGAAGGGCAAGAACAAGAGTCCTTTTTCATTCGCTACGTCCTTAAGAGACTTTTCACTCAATACATGGCAAGACAGAAATCAAGGTATTTAGCATAAGACCACTTTCCTGCCAGTAGAAATGCCAAGAGCTAATATGGTTTTCTCACAGACCTGCAAATCTCAAGGTCCCTGCACTGACCGCTCTTACCTTCACTTCCGGCGGCGAacagatggaaagaaagaaaagatgacaCTACGTGCTGCTGTTGGAGGTCCCAGTTGAGGCCCGACGTCGCAGACAGGAGCGGTTGCTCCTGCGGGACACCCCTGACGGTGCCCCACTGCGCCTGGGCCTCTGAGCccttgctgctgtcctgctgctcctgtcctggcGACTCCTGGACAGGACAGGTTGATTCCAGGCCCGGCGCTGCAGGCGGGAGCGGCTGCGTCTGGGGGATGTCCCTGACGACGTCTCCCTTGGCCTGGGCCTCTCAGCGCTTGATGTTGTCCTGTGGCTCCTGTCACGGCGACTCCTGGACCGGACAGGCGGACGCTGGGCCTGACCTtgctggtgggagctgctgcGTCCGGGGGATGTCCCTGACGACGTCTCCCTTGGCCTGGGCCTCTCAGTCCTTGGTCTTGTCCAGCTGCTCCTGTCACAGGGACTCCTGGACCGGACAGGCGGACGCTGGGCCTGACCTTGCTGGCGGGCGCGGCTGCATCCCGGGGATGCCTGTGAAGGTGTCTCCCTTGGCCTGGGCCTCTCAGTCCTTGTGGTTGTCCTGCTGCCCCTGTTACAGGGACTCCTCGATCGGACAGGTCCATCTGGGGCCCGACCTTGCTGGCGAGAGCGGGTTGGCCTGCAGCCGGGCCCAGCACGTCTGGAATGGACCCTGTCCTCAGGGTCAGACGAGGTGCTGTACGTTGAGCTTGATGTGCTGGGGTTGCTGGTGTCCAGTGAAGAAGACAGCAGAGACCGCAGCCATACTGTCTgttggtggctgctgctgggctccgCAGATGGAGACTGGGGATCCAGCCCCGATGGCACcagggtgctggagctggggctgatggCCTCAGGTGCTGAGGAGCCATCAGCAGGCTCCAGTCCTGACTGTCTGGTCAGGCTGGGGCCACTGAGCTCTAACTCAACCCTGGAAGCTGTAAGGCCAAGCAGCAATGTCAAAGACCACCCAGGCCCGAGGCaagccaggccagagcagaaCCCCCAGCCCTTCAGGAGCAGACGGGCTCTgccaagcccagcctgggcactgtccccagcccaggggcacCGGCTGCTTTGCCTCCTACCCGTTCCgacaccagcacagctgtcaCACTCCCAGCTCTCTATGCGGTTTGTCAGGCCAGAGCAGCGCCTGTGGGTGCCCTCAGCAGCgcaggaggagcacaggagcagctcccagggcctgGGGAGGCAAACGGGCTCGTGGACAACGTGTCCACAGCACAGGATTGTCCAGAcaaattcttctctttctttcccctgtgaGCCCTTGAAGTGACACACGTATCCTGCAGAGCCTCAGGTGCAGCTCCCCAGCTTACCCCTCTTCCTCTGCGTCCTCCCTGCCTCCCGGGTAAAGGCAATCCCTGGCAGTGCACCTGCTGTGCCTCTCTCCTAGATCCGCAAAGGCATAGTTGTCCTCCCATGCTGGGTCTCtgatggagaaaggaaaagctgatgaGTTTCTGATGTCCTGCCCTCATGGAGGTACAGGTTGTCCCCGCTCTTTCTCCAGCGCTTTTCCAAGTCCTGCGTGAAGCTGAAGCCCAGACTCACAGGGCACATAGCACAGCACTTGCACCTCCTGTCCTGTGAGCCAGGCAGAAGGACACCCACCTGAAGGGAATTCGGATCCCCATGGTGAACATTTCAACTGTGAATGCCGCCTTGTCTCTGCACAGGGGGCACTGGAAGGCTAAAGCACCAGCGCAcatggcctgtccctgcagggcaaACAGAAGCAGGGTGAGCAaggccctggtgctgctgagcaccTGCTGTGCCCCGGGGCGGAGGGGATGGCTCCTACCTGGATGCAGTCCCTGTGGAACCAGGCCCTTTTGCACGCTGGGCACACCAGGGTTCTGAAGGTCTTTCTATCCTCCACAGGCTCCATGCAGATGAGGCAATCGGTGCCCGGCTCTGGAGTCGCCTCCACGTCCTGCTCTGGACTGTGCTCagggcagaaggagctggaggaaaatgGATGGGCAAAGTGAGAAATGTTGGATCTTCTCCCAGGGGCGACCAGGAGTGGGGAGGAGGTACCTGTAATCTGGAATATACTGTGTGACACAGCCGCCCTCCttggcacagggcaggtggaACCATCTGTCACAGTCCTCCTTGCAACACTTGATGGTTGCCCCGCTCTGGCCACAGAcgcagcagtgctggaaagaGCCAAGCAGCcc
This region of Vidua chalybeata isolate OUT-0048 chromosome 12, bVidCha1 merged haplotype, whole genome shotgun sequence genomic DNA includes:
- the LOC128794306 gene encoding PHD finger protein 7-like, which produces MSHSKQEGPGDREPACMLCRRAEADRDICGDKLEDCGVCAHEFCLFFATLLFRRDDDYLGFVGFFPRDIQFAVRQAAQKHCCVCGQSGATIKCCKEDCDRWFHLPCAKEGGCVTQYIPDYSSFCPEHSPEQDVEATPEPGTDCLICMEPVEDRKTFRTLVCPACKRAWFHRDCIQGQAMCAGALAFQCPLCRDKAAFTVEMFTMGIRIPFRDPAWEDNYAFADLGERHSRCTARDCLYPGGREDAEEEGPWELLLCSSCAAEGTHRRCSGLTNRIESWECDSCAGVGTASRVELELSGPRLTRQSGLEPADGSSAPEAISPSSSTLVPSGLDPQSPSAEPSSSHQHTVWLRSLLSSSLDNSNPSTSSSTYSTSSDPEDRVHSRRAGPGCRPTRSRQQGRAPDGPVRSRSPCDRSSRTTTRTERPRPRETPSQASPGCSRARQQGQAQSPPVRSRSPCDRSSWTRPRTERPRPRETSSGTSPGRSSSHQQGQEPQDNIKR
- the LOC128794307 gene encoding PHD finger protein 7-like, translating into MSHSKQEGPGDREPACMLCRRAEADRDICGDKLEDCGVCAHEFCLFFATLLFPQDDDYLGFVGFFPRYIRFAVRQAAQKHCCVCGQSGATIKCCKEDCDRWFHLPCAKEGGCVTQYIPDYSSFCPEHSPEQDVEATPEPGTDCLICMEPVEDRKTFRTLVCPACKRAWFHRDCIQGQAMCAGALAFQCPLCRDKAAFTVEMFTMGIRIPFRDPAWEDNYAFADLGERHSRCTARDCLYPGGREDAEEEGPWELLLCSSCAAEGTHRRCSGLTNRIESWECDSCAGVGTASRVELELSGPSLTRQSGLEPADGSSAPEAISPSSSTLVPSGLDPQSPSAEPSSSHQQTVWLRSLLSSSLDTSNPSTSSSTYSTSSDPEDRVHSRRAGPGCRPTRSRQQGRAPDGPVRSRSPCNRGSRTTTRTERPRPRETPSQEQLDKTKD